One window of Pseudomonas sp. ML2-2023-3 genomic DNA carries:
- a CDS encoding DUF2235 domain-containing protein, with product MSETMTPRPKRSTGEFLSLTPDFKMGGLLPQTPGDVLFNYRKQQQAFDPFEQQAMDAAHAAGWAYAGRPCMQIVTITLCFDGTNNHEPTDSLALPSTTTNVARLYHASLGRDDKETSENEGFYAYYMQGVGTEFKEIGEFKPDSQGLTMSTGGENRINWGLTRLIDALKKACHQKPPTMSESYALVQKMGTSLTEDMLAASVFKNSYTRRKEVLAQPLAELKAQIDAAHAGKTIPTIKTIRLFVYGFSRGAAQARAFANWLEALTKVEVEGTTCYLFAGLPIKIVFMGLFDTVASVGIPYLAPFAAGHMGWADGTLRLSDSEEFLERCVHMVAAHEQRSCFPLDSIRRQADPDDPNCLSTYRNGTTEYIYPGMHSDVGGGYPPGDQGKAAAGGHEVLSQIALHHMYSEAYKVGAPLQAPQSALGAELEVRWPWLVMAGSTAREYDVDPTLIERFNTWLDNMDNGPLEEVMAREAGVITGWRISRYAMNWIKWTSLNRRVLQNGPTSDMNGDEVDAFEALHAMQLEEDAALRAGSKAPVWSDAELASQKKHQATKEAYEKRTGTQPAASFNTSKVFEPNLDYRQLSNAMADFRRDYVPEWNLTLSEMISFGTLANTLVGGLVYMTNGQDEAEHYAKLRQAGEENYALLFGANGKPVNDKAWAIVGLFDEHVHDSRAWFMNAALNEREVFSDYFRYRGIFFDTQSNNELSLLVNVGRVVGVALAVASVGLTIRRQNPRYLVGLILPSLGTRCFAARWSSRLSVRLTP from the coding sequence ATGTCCGAAACCATGACGCCGCGCCCTAAAAGATCCACTGGCGAATTTCTCAGCCTGACCCCCGACTTCAAAATGGGCGGGCTTTTACCCCAAACACCGGGAGATGTGCTTTTCAATTATCGAAAGCAACAGCAAGCCTTCGACCCGTTCGAACAACAAGCAATGGACGCTGCTCATGCAGCCGGATGGGCTTACGCGGGCCGGCCCTGTATGCAAATCGTGACGATCACCCTTTGCTTTGACGGCACCAACAACCATGAACCAACAGACAGCCTGGCTTTGCCTTCGACCACTACCAATGTGGCACGCCTGTATCACGCAAGTTTAGGCAGGGATGACAAGGAAACGTCTGAGAATGAAGGCTTCTATGCCTATTACATGCAAGGCGTTGGCACCGAGTTCAAGGAAATAGGCGAATTCAAACCAGATAGCCAAGGTTTGACGATGTCGACAGGCGGAGAGAACCGGATCAACTGGGGGCTGACCCGTTTGATAGATGCGCTGAAAAAAGCGTGCCATCAAAAGCCGCCGACCATGTCGGAAAGCTACGCTCTGGTACAAAAAATGGGCACCAGTCTCACCGAAGATATGCTCGCAGCTTCGGTCTTCAAAAACAGCTATACCCGCCGCAAGGAAGTGTTGGCCCAGCCCCTGGCCGAACTCAAAGCCCAGATCGACGCCGCTCATGCCGGCAAGACCATCCCGACCATCAAGACCATACGCCTGTTCGTGTACGGCTTTTCACGGGGCGCCGCCCAGGCGCGGGCATTTGCCAACTGGCTGGAAGCCCTGACCAAGGTCGAAGTGGAAGGCACCACTTGCTACCTGTTTGCCGGACTGCCGATCAAGATTGTGTTCATGGGGCTGTTCGACACTGTGGCCTCAGTGGGTATCCCCTATCTGGCGCCATTTGCCGCAGGCCACATGGGCTGGGCCGACGGCACCCTGCGCCTGTCCGACTCCGAAGAATTTCTGGAGCGCTGCGTGCATATGGTGGCAGCCCACGAGCAGCGCAGTTGCTTTCCCCTGGACTCGATCCGGCGCCAGGCCGATCCGGATGACCCGAACTGCCTGTCCACCTATCGCAACGGCACCACGGAATATATCTACCCCGGCATGCACTCCGACGTTGGCGGCGGCTACCCGCCCGGCGATCAGGGCAAAGCTGCAGCAGGTGGCCATGAGGTGTTATCGCAAATTGCCCTGCATCATATGTACAGCGAGGCGTACAAGGTTGGGGCGCCATTGCAGGCCCCGCAGTCGGCACTAGGCGCTGAGTTGGAAGTACGATGGCCGTGGTTAGTTATGGCCGGATCAACAGCCCGAGAATACGACGTCGACCCCACCCTGATCGAACGTTTCAACACCTGGCTCGACAATATGGACAACGGCCCGCTGGAAGAGGTCATGGCCCGCGAGGCCGGGGTGATTACCGGTTGGCGCATCAGCCGTTACGCCATGAACTGGATCAAGTGGACGAGTCTCAATCGGCGGGTGCTGCAAAACGGCCCCACGAGCGATATGAACGGCGACGAAGTCGACGCGTTCGAGGCCCTGCACGCCATGCAGCTCGAAGAAGATGCCGCCCTGCGCGCCGGCTCTAAAGCGCCGGTCTGGTCCGACGCCGAGCTGGCGTCGCAAAAAAAACATCAAGCCACAAAAGAGGCTTATGAAAAGCGCACCGGCACCCAACCTGCCGCCTCGTTCAACACCAGCAAAGTGTTCGAGCCCAACCTGGATTACCGCCAGTTGAGCAACGCCATGGCCGACTTTCGGCGCGACTACGTGCCGGAGTGGAACCTGACCTTGAGCGAGATGATCAGCTTTGGCACCCTCGCCAACACCCTGGTGGGCGGGCTGGTGTATATGACCAACGGCCAGGATGAGGCCGAGCACTATGCCAAGCTGCGCCAGGCCGGTGAAGAAAATTACGCCCTGCTGTTCGGCGCCAACGGCAAGCCGGTGAACGACAAAGCCTGGGCGATCGTGGGCCTGTTTGACGAGCATGTGCATGATTCCCGCGCCTGGTTCATGAACGCGGCCTTGAACGAGCGGGAGGTGTTTAGCGACTACTTTCGGTACCGCGGGATCTTCTTCGACACTCAATCCAACAACGAACTGTCGCTGCTGGTGAACGTTGGGCGTGTGGTGGGCGTGGCCCTGGCGGTGGCCAGTGTCGGCCTGACGATCAGGCGCCAGAACCCGCGTTATCTGGTGGGGCTGATTCTGCCAAGCCTGGGCACCCGGTGCTTCGCGGCAAGGTGGAGTTCCCGTTTATCAGTGCGTTTGACACCGTGA
- a CDS encoding sigma 54-interacting transcriptional regulator gives MRIKVHCQNRIGILRDILNLLVAYGINVKRGEVGGDQGNAIYLYCPNLINLQFQALRPKFETIAGVFGVKRVGLMPSERRHMELNALLGALEFPVLSIDMGGCIVAANRAAAQLLGVRVDEVPGISLSRYAEDFDLPELVRVNKSRINGLRVKIKGLVYLADIAPLQLEHDESEAMAGAVLTLHRADRVGEQIYNVRKQELRGFDSIFQSSKVMAAVVREARRMAPLDAPLLIEGETGTGKELLARACHLASPRGQSPLMALNCAGLPESMAETELFGYGPGAFEGARAEGKLGLLELTAGGTLFLDGVGEMSPRLQVKLLRFLQDGCFRRVGSDEEVYLDVRVMCATQVDLSELCARGEFRQDLYHRLNVLSLHIPPLRDCLDGLEPLVEHFLDQASRQIGCSLPRLAPAAMDRLSHYHWPGNVRQLENVLFQAVSLCDGGVVKAEHIRLPDYGVRQPLGEFSLEGGLDHIVGRFEKAVLEQLYSEHPSSRLLGKRLGVSHTTIANKLREYDIIKPG, from the coding sequence ATGCGTATCAAAGTCCACTGCCAAAACCGGATTGGCATCCTTCGCGACATCCTTAACCTGTTGGTCGCCTACGGCATCAACGTGAAGCGGGGGGAGGTCGGGGGCGATCAGGGCAACGCGATTTATCTGTACTGCCCCAATCTGATCAACCTGCAGTTCCAGGCCCTGCGTCCGAAGTTTGAAACCATCGCCGGAGTGTTCGGAGTCAAGCGCGTAGGTTTGATGCCCAGTGAGCGCAGGCATATGGAGCTCAATGCCTTGCTCGGGGCCCTGGAGTTTCCGGTGCTGTCCATTGACATGGGAGGCTGCATCGTCGCCGCCAACCGTGCGGCTGCGCAGTTGCTGGGGGTACGGGTCGACGAGGTGCCGGGCATTTCCCTGTCCCGTTATGCCGAAGACTTCGACCTGCCCGAGCTGGTGCGGGTCAACAAGTCGCGGATCAACGGCTTGCGGGTCAAGATCAAGGGGCTTGTATACCTGGCTGACATTGCGCCCTTGCAACTGGAGCACGATGAAAGCGAAGCGATGGCCGGTGCCGTCTTGACCCTGCACCGTGCCGACCGCGTGGGCGAGCAAATCTACAACGTGCGCAAACAGGAGTTGCGAGGCTTCGACAGTATTTTCCAAAGCTCCAAAGTCATGGCTGCCGTGGTGCGTGAAGCCCGGCGCATGGCGCCACTGGACGCGCCTCTCTTGATAGAAGGCGAAACCGGCACCGGCAAAGAGCTGCTGGCGCGCGCCTGCCACCTGGCCAGCCCCCGTGGGCAGTCGCCACTGATGGCGCTCAACTGTGCCGGGCTGCCCGAGTCGATGGCTGAAACCGAGCTGTTCGGGTATGGGCCGGGGGCATTTGAAGGCGCACGGGCCGAAGGCAAGCTCGGCCTGCTTGAGCTGACAGCAGGCGGTACGTTGTTTCTTGATGGTGTAGGCGAGATGAGTCCGCGCTTGCAGGTCAAACTGCTGCGCTTTTTGCAGGATGGCTGCTTTCGGCGTGTGGGCAGTGATGAAGAGGTGTATCTGGATGTGCGGGTAATGTGCGCCACCCAGGTCGACCTGTCCGAGCTGTGCGCCCGCGGGGAGTTTCGCCAGGACCTCTACCATCGGCTCAACGTGCTGTCCCTGCATATTCCGCCGCTGCGCGATTGCCTTGATGGGCTGGAGCCTCTGGTCGAGCACTTCCTGGATCAGGCCAGCCGGCAGATTGGTTGTTCGCTGCCGCGTCTGGCGCCTGCCGCAATGGACCGCTTGAGCCACTACCACTGGCCCGGCAATGTGCGTCAATTGGAGAACGTGCTGTTCCAGGCGGTTTCGCTGTGTGATGGCGGCGTGGTCAAGGCCGAGCATATTCGCCTGCCGGACTACGGCGTGCGCCAGCCGCTGGGCGAGTTCTCGCTGGAAGGCGGGTTGGACCACATTGTCGGTCGTTTCGAAAAGGCGGTGCTGGAGCAACTGTATTCCGAGCACCCCAGCAGCCGATTGCTGGGCAAGCGACTGGGGGTTTCCCACACCACCATCGCCAACAAGCTGCGTGAGTACGACATCATCAAGCCGGGCTAG
- the phhA gene encoding phenylalanine 4-monooxygenase, protein MKQTKYVAREPDANGFIDYTPAEHAVWNTLITRQLKLLEGRACPEYMQGIEKLGLPHDRIPQLSEINQVLGATTGWQVARVPALIPFQTFFELLANKQFPVATFIRTPEELDYLQEPDIFHEIFGHCPLLTNPWFAEFTHTYGKLGLQASKEQRVYLARLYWMTIEFGLVDTPEGKRIYGGGILSSPKETVYSLSSEPEHQAFDPLEAMRTPYRIDILQPLYFVLPDLKRLFDLAHEDIMGMVEKGMTMGLHAPKFAPKPKAA, encoded by the coding sequence ATGAAGCAAACGAAATACGTCGCCCGTGAGCCGGATGCCAATGGCTTTATCGACTACACACCTGCCGAACACGCGGTGTGGAATACGCTGATCACCCGTCAGCTCAAACTGCTGGAAGGCCGCGCCTGCCCAGAGTACATGCAAGGCATCGAAAAGCTGGGCCTGCCCCACGATCGCATCCCGCAACTGAGCGAAATCAATCAGGTACTGGGTGCCACCACTGGCTGGCAAGTTGCCCGCGTTCCCGCACTGATCCCCTTCCAGACCTTCTTTGAATTGCTGGCCAATAAGCAGTTCCCGGTAGCGACCTTCATTCGCACCCCTGAAGAGCTGGATTACCTTCAAGAGCCAGACATTTTCCACGAGATTTTCGGCCACTGCCCGCTGCTCACCAACCCGTGGTTTGCCGAGTTCACCCACACCTACGGCAAGCTGGGGCTGCAAGCGAGCAAGGAACAACGGGTGTATCTGGCCCGGCTGTACTGGATGACCATCGAGTTTGGCCTGGTGGACACCCCGGAAGGCAAACGCATTTATGGCGGCGGGATTCTTTCGTCGCCCAAAGAAACGGTTTACAGCCTGTCGTCAGAACCGGAACATCAGGCCTTCGATCCGCTGGAAGCCATGCGCACGCCGTATCGCATCGATATTTTGCAGCCGCTGTATTTTGTCCTGCCGGACTTGAAGCGTCTGTTTGATCTGGCCCACGAAGACATCATGGGCATGGTCGAAAAAGGCATGACAATGGGCCTGCATGCGCCCAAATTTGCGCCTAAACCGAAAGCGGCATAA
- a CDS encoding 4a-hydroxytetrahydrobiopterin dehydratase, with amino-acid sequence MNALNQAHCEACRADAPQVSDEELPVLIKQIPDWNIEVRDGIMQLEKVFLFKNFKFALAFTNAVGEIAEAEGHHPGLLTEWGSVTVTWWSHSIKGLHRNDFIMAARTDEVAKTAEGRK; translated from the coding sequence ATGAACGCACTGAACCAAGCCCACTGCGAAGCCTGCCGCGCCGATGCTCCACAGGTCAGCGACGAAGAACTGCCGGTACTGATCAAGCAAATTCCGGATTGGAACATCGAAGTTCGCGACGGCATCATGCAGCTGGAAAAGGTCTTTCTGTTCAAGAACTTCAAGTTCGCACTGGCCTTCACCAATGCCGTGGGCGAAATCGCAGAAGCCGAAGGCCATCACCCTGGCCTGCTGACCGAGTGGGGCTCGGTGACCGTGACCTGGTGGAGCCACTCGATCAAGGGCCTGCACCGCAACGATTTCATCATGGCCGCACGCACTGACGAAGTCGCCAAAACCGCTGAAGGCCGCAAATAA
- a CDS encoding amino acid aminotransferase — protein sequence MHFDAIGRVPGDPILGLMDAYQQDSNPDKFDLGVGVYKDANGLTPILQSVKKAEQRLVDQQLTKTYIGGHGDSRFGQLISELVLGEGSPLLAGKRAGATQTPGGTGALRLSADFIAQCLPGRGIWLSDPTWPIHETIFAAAGLKISHYPYVGRDNKLNVAAMLQALEHAPKGDVVLLHACCHNPTGFDLSQADWLQVLEVVRRRELLPLIDFAYQGFGDGLQEDAWSTRLFVSELPEVLITSSCSKNFGLYRERVGALIVCANDAEKLTDIRSQLAYLARNLWSNPPDHGAAVVATILGDAALKNLWIDEVEAMRSRIAHLRSGLVEALAPFGLAEHFAHINEQRGMFSYTGLTQEQVQLLREKHSVYMVGSGRANMAGVDGTRLSLLAKAIAQVCTR from the coding sequence ATGCACTTCGACGCCATAGGTCGGGTACCGGGCGACCCGATTCTCGGTTTGATGGACGCCTATCAGCAAGACAGCAACCCGGACAAGTTCGACCTGGGCGTGGGCGTCTACAAGGACGCCAATGGCCTGACGCCGATCTTGCAGTCGGTCAAGAAAGCCGAACAGCGCCTGGTCGATCAGCAGCTGACCAAAACCTATATCGGCGGTCATGGCGACAGCCGTTTTGGGCAATTGATCAGCGAGCTGGTACTGGGTGAGGGCTCGCCGCTGCTGGCGGGCAAACGTGCGGGAGCCACCCAAACCCCGGGCGGCACCGGCGCGCTGCGCCTGAGCGCCGACTTCATCGCGCAATGCCTGCCGGGCCGGGGCATCTGGCTGAGCGATCCGACATGGCCGATCCATGAAACCATCTTTGCCGCTGCCGGGCTGAAGATCAGCCACTACCCGTATGTGGGCCGTGACAACAAGCTCAACGTCGCGGCGATGCTTCAGGCACTGGAACACGCGCCAAAAGGCGATGTGGTTCTGCTTCACGCCTGCTGCCACAACCCGACCGGTTTCGACCTGTCCCAGGCTGACTGGCTGCAGGTGCTGGAGGTGGTACGCCGTCGCGAACTGCTGCCGCTGATCGACTTCGCTTACCAGGGCTTCGGTGACGGCCTGCAGGAAGATGCCTGGTCAACTCGCCTGTTCGTCAGCGAATTGCCGGAAGTGCTGATCACCAGTTCATGCTCGAAGAACTTCGGCCTGTACCGCGAGCGGGTTGGCGCCTTGATCGTGTGTGCCAATGATGCCGAAAAGCTGACGGATATCCGCAGCCAGCTGGCCTACCTGGCGCGCAACCTGTGGTCCAACCCGCCGGATCATGGTGCGGCGGTGGTCGCAACCATCCTCGGCGATGCAGCGCTTAAAAACCTGTGGATCGACGAAGTGGAAGCCATGCGCAGCCGCATCGCGCACTTGCGCAGCGGGCTTGTGGAAGCACTGGCGCCATTCGGGCTGGCCGAACACTTCGCTCACATCAATGAGCAACGCGGAATGTTTTCCTACACCGGCCTGACTCAGGAACAAGTCCAGTTGTTGCGCGAGAAACACAGCGTCTACATGGTCGGTTCTGGCCGCGCCAACATGGCCGGCGTCGACGGCACCCGCCTGAGCCTGCTGGCCAAGGCGATTGCGCAGGTTTGTACCCGTTGA
- a CDS encoding MFS transporter, whose translation MPETQRPMAITLQVVSIVLFTFIGYLNIGIPLAVLPGYVHNHLGYGTVIAGLVISVQYLATLLSRPYASRIIDNLGSKRAVMYGLAGCGLSGVFMLASSWLTAMPALSLASLLVGRLVLGSAESLVGSGSIGWGIGRVGAANTAKVISWNGIASYGAIAIGAPLGVVMVGHLGMWSMGVSIILLALVGLLLAWPKRAAPIVSGVRLPFLHVLGRVFPHGAGLALGSIGFGTIATFITLYYATNNWENAVLCLSLFGASFIGARLVFGNFINRIGGFRVAIACLSVETLGLLLLWLAPNPQLALAGAALSGFGFSLVFPALGVEAVNLVPASSRGAAVGAYSLFIDLSLGITGPLVGAVAAGFGFASIFLFAALAAFSGLLLSVYLYRQAQRARA comes from the coding sequence ATGCCTGAAACACAGCGTCCTATGGCGATCACCCTGCAAGTGGTCTCCATCGTTCTGTTCACCTTTATTGGCTATTTGAATATCGGCATTCCGCTGGCCGTGCTGCCCGGATACGTACACAACCACCTGGGCTATGGCACCGTCATCGCCGGGCTGGTGATCAGTGTGCAATATCTGGCCACGTTGCTGAGCCGCCCCTACGCCAGCCGCATCATCGACAACCTGGGCAGCAAGCGCGCCGTGATGTACGGCCTGGCGGGCTGCGGCCTGAGCGGCGTCTTCATGCTGGCTTCCAGCTGGCTGACCGCGATGCCGGCGCTTAGCCTTGCCAGCCTGCTGGTCGGACGCCTGGTATTGGGCAGCGCCGAAAGCCTGGTGGGCTCAGGCTCCATCGGCTGGGGCATTGGCCGGGTCGGCGCGGCCAACACCGCCAAGGTGATTTCCTGGAACGGCATCGCCAGTTACGGGGCCATTGCCATTGGCGCGCCATTAGGCGTGGTGATGGTCGGGCACTTGGGCATGTGGAGCATGGGCGTAAGCATTATATTGCTGGCGCTGGTGGGCTTGCTGCTGGCATGGCCCAAGCGGGCAGCACCCATCGTCAGCGGTGTGCGACTGCCGTTCCTGCATGTCCTGGGGCGCGTGTTCCCCCACGGGGCCGGGCTGGCATTGGGCTCGATCGGCTTTGGCACCATTGCGACCTTCATCACCCTTTACTACGCGACCAATAACTGGGAAAACGCGGTGCTGTGCCTTAGCCTGTTCGGTGCAAGCTTTATCGGTGCACGCCTGGTGTTCGGCAATTTTATCAACAGGATCGGCGGTTTTCGGGTGGCGATTGCCTGCCTGAGCGTCGAGACCCTGGGCCTGCTGTTGCTGTGGCTGGCACCGAACCCGCAACTGGCACTGGCGGGCGCGGCCCTGAGCGGTTTCGGCTTCTCGCTGGTGTTCCCGGCGCTGGGGGTTGAAGCCGTCAACCTGGTGCCCGCCTCCAGCCGCGGTGCGGCCGTGGGCGCGTACTCGCTGTTCATCGATCTGTCACTGGGCATTACCGGCCCGCTGGTGGGCGCTGTGGCGGCAGGTTTTGGCTTTGCTTCGATCTTCTTGTTCGCGGCACTGGCAGCGTTCAGTGGATTGCTGCTGAGTGTTTATCTGTATCGCCAGGCTCAGAGAGCCCGAGCCTGA